In a genomic window of Acidobacteriota bacterium:
- a CDS encoding VWA domain-containing protein: MPRLEDAVEFAENPEPRCPCVLLLDTSGSMNGQPITLLNEGLQTFKENLNQDALAKMRVEVAIVAFDSQVKVVQDFVTADQFEPPLLTAQGYTHTGSGINKALDMIQARKAQYRANGVAYYRPWVFLITDGQPYGEIQDVIDRARQRIADDEANKRVAFFAVGVEGADMDQLTRLVVRTPLKLKGLNFKDMFTWLSVSMQRVSHSRLDEQVALPPPGWGTV; the protein is encoded by the coding sequence ATGCCAAGACTGGAAGATGCAGTGGAGTTTGCCGAAAACCCAGAGCCACGGTGTCCCTGTGTGTTGTTGCTCGATACGTCGGGCTCGATGAATGGCCAGCCGATTACGCTGCTCAACGAAGGATTGCAAACCTTTAAAGAAAATCTCAATCAGGACGCCCTGGCCAAAATGCGGGTTGAAGTGGCCATTGTGGCCTTCGATAGCCAGGTCAAAGTCGTTCAGGATTTTGTGACGGCTGATCAATTTGAACCCCCACTGCTGACTGCCCAGGGCTATACCCATACCGGTTCGGGAATCAATAAAGCGCTCGATATGATCCAGGCTCGCAAAGCTCAGTACCGCGCCAACGGGGTTGCCTACTATCGGCCCTGGGTGTTTTTGATCACCGATGGCCAGCCGTATGGCGAAATTCAAGACGTGATTGACCGCGCCAGACAACGGATCGCAGACGATGAAGCCAATAAACGGGTGGCTTTCTTTGCCGTTGGTGTCGAAGGCGCTGATATGGATCAACTCACCCGACTGGTCGTGCGCACGCCGCTCAAGCTCAAAGGATTGAATTTTAAGGACATGTTCACCTGGCTTTCAGTCAGTATGCAGCGGGTGTCACACTCCAGGCTTGACGAACAGGTGGCGCTACCACCGCCAGGATGGGGGACCGTTTAA
- a CDS encoding lipase family protein, with the protein MPQNLKPVPTLKLSNLLPPNTIPRDAHKYQYNIPDGQTHRFHYFTMFEGFNHSGHSYQPATNAQPPMSHAWWFAEAALLAYDNFPAVQTAFSNLGTAENPVPRVTDLSAGSTFCVGVEFEEASGKKTAAIVFRGTEILKNERDPVAIIRKLTEIKKDVLTDASFLPFSVGRGVKIHSGFLQALSLVWDKLSRFLISRNLDRLWFTGHSLGGALAMLSAYRFGKEFPNRVPIEVFTFGAPCVGNAAFRNDFKSLTIPAFRFVNHRDIVPPVLELPLLYFFVRYSHVGEVFYFNNDGQLANEPSLLGKFVNSILVGSVESLIDHSPLFYAVNCWNNRPSA; encoded by the coding sequence ATGCCGCAAAATCTAAAGCCAGTTCCGACGCTTAAGCTTTCCAATCTCCTTCCGCCAAACACAATTCCACGCGATGCACACAAATACCAGTATAATATTCCAGACGGTCAAACTCATCGGTTTCATTACTTTACAATGTTTGAAGGATTCAACCATTCTGGTCATTCATATCAACCTGCTACAAACGCCCAGCCACCAATGAGCCATGCCTGGTGGTTTGCTGAAGCTGCATTGCTTGCCTATGACAATTTCCCGGCTGTCCAAACCGCTTTTTCCAATCTTGGAACGGCTGAGAATCCGGTTCCCAGGGTAACTGATTTATCGGCTGGGTCTACGTTTTGTGTTGGGGTTGAATTTGAAGAGGCTTCCGGAAAGAAAACCGCTGCCATTGTCTTTCGCGGAACTGAAATTCTCAAAAATGAACGGGATCCCGTCGCGATCATCAGAAAACTTACTGAAATAAAGAAAGATGTACTCACAGATGCGAGTTTTCTTCCCTTCAGCGTCGGGCGTGGAGTGAAAATTCACTCTGGGTTTCTTCAGGCGCTGTCTTTGGTGTGGGACAAACTCAGCCGTTTTTTGATCTCGCGGAATCTGGACCGGCTCTGGTTTACCGGTCACAGTCTTGGTGGAGCACTGGCGATGCTTTCCGCTTATCGGTTTGGCAAGGAATTTCCCAATCGTGTTCCGATTGAAGTTTTTACGTTTGGCGCCCCCTGCGTAGGAAATGCCGCCTTTCGAAATGACTTCAAAAGCCTCACTATCCCGGCGTTTCGATTCGTCAATCATCGCGACATCGTGCCACCAGTTCTGGAATTGCCCCTCCTTTACTTTTTTGTCAGATACTCTCATGTCGGAGAGGTCTTTTATTTTAACAATGATGGTCAACTGGCCAATGAGCCATCTTTGCTAGGAAAGTTTGTGAATTCTATCCTGGTAGGCTCAGTTGAATCATTAATTGATCACTCCCCTTTGTTTTATGCTGTGAATTGTTGGAATAATCGTCCTTCGGCCTGA
- a CDS encoding carboxymuconolactone decarboxylase family protein, with protein sequence MAIQAIKDQLGDFAKDTKLNLSSVLTEDGAPDLKKNQIFGIALASAYATKDRQLVVEILSEAKEILSDAEINAAKAAATIMGMNNVYYRFQHLVSDKDYTTMPARLRMNVIANPGVKKLDFELYSLAVSAINGCGRCIDAHADSIVKEGLSKTGVQSTVRIASVISAAAQGLFINSL encoded by the coding sequence ATGGCGATTCAGGCTATCAAGGATCAACTCGGCGATTTTGCCAAGGATACAAAATTAAACCTGTCGAGCGTTCTCACCGAAGACGGCGCGCCCGACCTCAAGAAAAATCAGATTTTTGGCATTGCCCTGGCTTCGGCGTATGCCACCAAAGATCGTCAACTGGTCGTGGAAATCCTGTCAGAAGCCAAAGAAATTTTGTCAGACGCGGAAATCAACGCCGCCAAAGCCGCTGCGACGATTATGGGCATGAACAATGTCTATTATCGGTTCCAGCACCTGGTTTCAGATAAAGACTACACCACGATGCCCGCCCGGCTGCGGATGAATGTCATCGCCAACCCAGGCGTGAAAAAACTGGATTTCGAATTATATTCGCTGGCTGTTTCAGCCATAAATGGCTGCGGACGCTGCATTGACGCCCACGCGGACTCGATTGTGAAAGAAGGTCTTTCCAAAACCGGCGTTCAATCCACTGTTCGGATCGCTTCGGTGATCAGCGCTGCCGCGCAAGGACTTTTTATCAATTCTCTGTAA
- a CDS encoding universal stress protein: MLSPRRILFERILCPTDLTENSDDALGYAITLARLFGAKLLVCHSVESLSDNFEAEVLRAEEHLKQAVLQRRGTRTVNSFKWEKIVSRGVPTSVLLQEATRNQVDLIVMRSGRHTNTTILESTSEYLCRTAPCPILITHFKDRNWISPEHDEVNLKRVLVAYDFSADSELALSYGFSLAQEFQAELHVLHVLPHSPKSEVPELAGLPSIDELAFQKVIVALRSAVPSDASPWCEIRQVVRIGYPYREILNYAEEAQIDLICMGSSGTGFGPKALFGSNSDRVLRQSPCSVLIARPSGSQVGASH, from the coding sequence ATGCTTTCGCCAAGACGCATTCTATTTGAGCGGATACTCTGTCCAACGGATTTGACCGAAAATTCTGATGATGCCCTCGGATATGCCATTACTCTGGCACGGTTATTTGGTGCAAAGCTGCTGGTATGCCATAGCGTCGAAAGTTTATCTGACAATTTTGAGGCTGAGGTTCTCCGTGCGGAAGAACACCTCAAGCAAGCGGTCTTACAACGCCGTGGAACCCGAACGGTCAATTCCTTTAAATGGGAAAAAATTGTATCCAGGGGAGTGCCAACCAGTGTGCTCCTCCAGGAAGCGACTCGCAATCAGGTTGATTTGATTGTGATGCGGTCAGGTCGGCATACCAATACCACGATTCTGGAGTCAACCTCTGAATATTTATGCCGTACCGCCCCTTGCCCAATTTTGATTACCCACTTTAAAGACCGCAACTGGATCAGCCCAGAACACGATGAGGTCAACCTCAAACGGGTACTGGTTGCCTACGATTTCTCAGCCGATTCAGAACTGGCTTTGTCGTATGGGTTTTCCCTGGCCCAGGAATTCCAGGCCGAATTGCATGTGCTCCACGTCTTGCCACACAGTCCTAAATCTGAAGTACCGGAACTGGCTGGACTTCCCTCGATTGATGAACTTGCTTTCCAAAAAGTGATTGTTGCCTTACGGAGTGCGGTGCCTTCCGATGCCAGCCCGTGGTGTGAAATTCGGCAGGTCGTACGGATTGGCTACCCATATCGTGAGATCTTAAATTATGCGGAAGAGGCTCAGATTGATTTGATTTGTATGGGGAGCAGCGGTACTGGTTTTGGACCAAAAGCGTTATTTGGCTCCAATTCGGATCGGGTCCTGCGCCAATCTCCGTGTTCGGTTTTAATTGCACGACCATCTGGCTCTCAGGTTGGGGCCTCACATTAA
- a CDS encoding protein phosphatase 2C domain-containing protein, with translation MPESPTPSDSEIRWRVSGTSVCGSSHLRHNQPCQDACQWQVVNSRWLVAAVADGAGSATHAEIGARLAVETVVAHLAAQITANQFEIEADAVLQTSLTDAFQMARLNLEQEAEVRGIALRELATTLVAVVAHPELVAVAQIGDGAAVVKPQRLDPVALTIPQTGEYLNQTLFLSAPQALTQIQTVVWRGSPAQLALFTDGLQLLALKLPEATAHRPFFTPLFQFIAEETDPASATEQLISFLHSNRIRERADDDLTLVLATLE, from the coding sequence ATGCCAGAAAGCCCGACCCCATCAGACTCAGAGATTCGATGGCGTGTCAGCGGTACTTCGGTCTGTGGTTCAAGCCACCTGCGACACAATCAACCCTGTCAAGATGCCTGTCAGTGGCAGGTGGTCAATTCCAGATGGCTGGTTGCCGCCGTCGCTGATGGGGCGGGTTCGGCCACGCACGCTGAAATCGGTGCCCGTCTGGCAGTTGAAACGGTTGTGGCTCATCTGGCGGCCCAAATCACCGCAAATCAGTTTGAGATTGAAGCCGACGCAGTGCTCCAGACCTCCTTAACTGATGCCTTTCAAATGGCACGACTCAACCTGGAACAGGAAGCAGAGGTGCGTGGGATTGCGCTTCGCGAACTCGCGACGACGCTGGTGGCGGTGGTGGCTCATCCAGAACTGGTTGCCGTCGCTCAAATTGGAGATGGTGCCGCAGTTGTAAAACCCCAACGTCTTGACCCGGTTGCCCTGACAATCCCACAAACCGGAGAGTACCTCAACCAGACCTTGTTTCTCAGCGCCCCCCAGGCACTGACTCAAATTCAGACGGTTGTCTGGCGTGGCAGCCCGGCGCAACTGGCATTATTTACCGATGGCCTCCAGTTGCTTGCCCTCAAATTGCCCGAGGCTACGGCGCATCGTCCGTTTTTCACCCCCCTGTTCCAGTTTATTGCTGAAGAAACTGATCCAGCGTCTGCCACCGAACAGCTCATCAGTTTCTTACATTCAAACCGCATCCGGGAACGCGCTGACGATGACCTGACCCTGGTGCTGGCAACCCTTGAATGA
- a CDS encoding peroxiredoxin — protein MLGVGDLFPKFQVTATVSNDIKNAFTEINNDTYQGKWLVVFFWPKDFTFVCPTEIAAFGDLNQEFADRDAQVLGASTDSEFVHLAWRQHKEELNNLPFPMLADVKRDLTTGLGILDKNAGVAQRATFIVDPQGVIRFTMVTDLSVGRNPKEVLRVLDALQTDELCPCNWQKGEETIVVA, from the coding sequence ATGTTAGGCGTAGGAGATCTTTTCCCGAAGTTTCAAGTCACGGCCACTGTTTCAAACGACATCAAGAATGCATTCACCGAAATCAATAATGACACGTACCAGGGTAAATGGCTGGTGGTGTTCTTCTGGCCCAAGGATTTCACCTTTGTCTGCCCAACTGAAATTGCCGCGTTTGGCGACCTGAATCAGGAATTTGCCGACCGTGATGCCCAGGTGCTCGGTGCCAGCACCGACTCAGAATTTGTTCACCTGGCCTGGCGGCAGCACAAGGAAGAATTGAACAACCTGCCGTTCCCGATGCTGGCGGATGTGAAACGTGATTTGACCACCGGTCTGGGAATTTTGGATAAAAATGCCGGTGTCGCCCAGCGTGCAACGTTCATTGTTGACCCGCAAGGCGTGATCCGCTTCACGATGGTGACCGACCTGAGCGTAGGCCGCAACCCGAAAGAAGTCTTGCGCGTCCTCGATGCGCTGCAAACCGACGAACTCTGCCCCTGCAACTGGCAAAAAGGTGAAGAAACCATCGTCGTTGCCTAA
- a CDS encoding metallophosphoesterase gives MPKSIFVISDLHLGGSTGFQMCPPATRERLAAFIRWVSSQKNPDRKIHLVLAGDIVDFLAEEPFQEFTGTDLAATNKLAQIFEHTSHSEPEKDIWSALADFVASGCELTLMLGNHDIELSLPGPRRLLLEKLGGRHVEFLYDNQAFVDGPVIIEHGNRYDAFNVVPHDGLRQVRSALSRKEDPPELPRIPGSAIVTIFMNRLKKEYPFIDLLKPETEAMIPLLAVLDPSVLKELKGIYKLPLLTLTGNLIDSARGRRDLGMISYDISETPDVEKSFYLAEAERLVGEMESDEINFDRGAIDYGTIASFSSPMLTIKAFLEEWKAKREKENRENQINRLYQALRLFADAQKLAFDTNEESKAYLKPAKAFAKNGFKVIVFGHTHLAKRVPIETETGESAVYLNSGTWADLMRLPDSMLEDDEAAAKADLTQFANDLMNDNLDPYRMQIPTFARIDLDGDQVVNADVFTFQDKHTINPIMNKKGESK, from the coding sequence ATGCCAAAGAGCATTTTTGTGATTTCAGATTTGCATCTCGGAGGCAGTACTGGATTTCAGATGTGTCCTCCAGCGACGCGAGAGCGACTGGCTGCATTTATCCGCTGGGTTTCCAGCCAGAAAAATCCAGATCGAAAAATTCACCTTGTCCTGGCCGGAGACATCGTGGACTTTCTGGCCGAAGAGCCCTTCCAGGAATTTACCGGGACTGACCTTGCAGCCACGAACAAGCTAGCCCAAATTTTTGAGCACACCAGCCATTCTGAACCGGAAAAAGATATCTGGTCGGCGCTGGCTGATTTTGTAGCTTCGGGATGTGAGTTAACCCTGATGCTGGGCAACCACGACATTGAATTGTCCCTTCCGGGCCCGCGACGGTTGCTGCTGGAAAAACTTGGGGGTCGCCACGTCGAGTTTCTCTATGACAATCAGGCATTTGTAGACGGCCCGGTGATTATCGAACACGGCAACCGGTATGACGCATTCAATGTCGTCCCACACGATGGTCTTCGCCAGGTCCGGTCAGCGCTTTCAAGAAAAGAAGACCCGCCGGAGCTACCCAGAATTCCTGGCAGTGCCATTGTGACAATCTTCATGAACAGGTTAAAAAAAGAATATCCGTTCATTGATTTGCTCAAGCCGGAAACAGAAGCCATGATCCCACTTTTGGCGGTACTTGATCCTTCGGTACTGAAAGAACTGAAAGGTATTTACAAGTTACCGTTGCTCACGCTGACTGGAAACTTGATTGATTCGGCTCGGGGGCGTAGAGATTTAGGCATGATCTCGTATGACATTTCAGAAACACCCGACGTCGAAAAGAGTTTTTACCTGGCTGAAGCTGAACGACTTGTCGGTGAAATGGAATCCGACGAAATCAACTTTGACCGTGGTGCCATTGACTATGGCACTATCGCCTCATTCAGTTCCCCAATGTTAACCATCAAGGCGTTTCTTGAAGAGTGGAAAGCCAAACGGGAGAAAGAAAACCGCGAAAACCAGATCAATCGGCTCTATCAGGCGCTCCGGCTTTTTGCGGATGCCCAAAAACTGGCCTTTGACACCAACGAAGAGAGCAAAGCCTACCTCAAACCAGCCAAAGCCTTTGCCAAAAACGGGTTTAAAGTGATTGTCTTCGGCCATACCCACCTGGCCAAACGAGTTCCGATTGAAACTGAAACCGGAGAGTCTGCTGTCTACCTCAACTCCGGGACCTGGGCAGACCTGATGCGCCTGCCGGATTCAATGCTCGAAGACGACGAAGCCGCCGCCAAAGCCGATCTGACGCAATTTGCCAACGACCTGATGAATGACAACCTGGACCCATACCGGATGCAAATCCCCACCTTTGCCCGGATTGACCTGGATGGGGATCAAGTCGTCAACGCCGATGTATTTACCTTTCAGGACAAACACACCATCAACCCAATTATGAATAAAAAAGGAGAATCAAAATGA